A stretch of DNA from Carya illinoinensis cultivar Pawnee chromosome 12, C.illinoinensisPawnee_v1, whole genome shotgun sequence:
tatttatttttttgataacactctatctctttcctcaacattttctcaaaaaactcCCATTTTCTTTAGCTTTTATTGCAGCAATTAATGTCAGCAAATGTTATTAGcattatattgaatttattctttggcatttatattgaattttagataaatttaatcAGACATTTGtggttattaatattaaatgatcattaaaaatataattttttaaccaataatttaattagaatataattactaattaacatataattaatataatgataaaatatgatataaataaatatattaaattaatattattttattattatataaaaaataaataaatagtttaatataaagacttatgtgaataaaataatcaaaaatatcatttaattttagctaattcattagaaatttagaatgCTTTAAAGAGGGTCGATGGGCGTTCAGTTGATTTAAGCCAAGCTGTGAATTCCTTGTCTTGCAGACTTTCCCCCGTGAAAGTTAGAGCCTTTCCAAACCAGAAGAAGAGGGAGGCGATGATTCAGGCAACTCAGTCTCAAATCTCGAACTAGTTAACCATTCTTCATACTTATCTCCTAAATCAATTAGTTTTTCTCTCAACTAAATCAAATGCTACGTTTCATTTGCTCAAAATTGCCCCAAAAACTGAGGCACAGACCTTCGAAACGCCACGCAAACTTTTTCTCAACCTCCTCCCTCAAACCCACCTCAGAACTTCCTAATTCCAAGGACCAACAATCTCTGACAGTCTCCTTCCTCCAAGATTCATGTGGGTTTTCCTTGGAATCGGCCATTTCATATTCCAAGAAGCTCAACATTGAGAACGTAAAGAATCCCAAGTCAGTTCTTGACCTGTTGAGAAATCACGGTTTGACGCAGACCCACATCAGCAACTTAATTAGAATTCGTCCACTATTGCTTTCGGCTGATTTGGACAATACCCTTATGCCTAACATGGAAGTGTTTGAATCCTTGGGGTTTTCTGGCTCTAGTCTCGCCAAAATGCTTAGCAAAAACCCAGTTGTGCTAGAACGTGATGCACACGCTGTTGTCGAGTTTTTTAGGGCACATGGTTTTAGTGATAAGCAAATAACAACTTTGACGATGAAGCTTCCCCAATTGTATTTGTATAATGCTGAGAAGATTTTTAAGCCAAAGTTGGAGTTTTTCAAATCGTTAGGCTTGTCAGATCTTGAAATTGCAAAGCTTTTATCCTCTCGGCCTCATATTCTAACAAGGAGCCTCGAAAAACAAATCATTCCCTGTGTTCAAGAGCTTAGGCGGGTTCTTGGCACTGATGAGAATGTCTTAGAGGCTATAAAGGCATGCTTCCCAATTCTCGAATCAAACATGGTTCATATGCTACAGCCCAACATCGCAACTCTGATAAGCCATGGTGTTCCCCAGTCATTAGTTTTGAAAGTCTTCTTTATTAGACCATCATCACTGTTTATCTGTGGCAATCGGTTTAGTGAGATTGTTAGTGGAGTTATGAATTTGGGTTTTGATCCCAGTTGTCTGAAATTTCTTCTAGCCACCATGTCCATGTCACTAAATAGTAAAACAACGTGGGAGAAGAAGGTGGAAGCTTTTAGAAGTTATGGTTTGTCAGAGGATGAGATTTATGCCGCATTCAAGCGGCAACCCTTGTGTATGAGATGTTCggaaaagaagatcaagaaaatgatggatttcTTTGTGAACGAATTGAAGATGAAGCCTTCTTCGATCTCCAATTCTCCGACTCTTCTAATGCATAGCTTGGAGAAGCGGATTATTCCAAGGTGTTCAGTTATGCAAGTTTTGATGTTGAAGGGGTTGATCAAGGAGGATATTGGCATTGTTTCTATGGTCACAATGGCCGAGAAGAAATTCATGGTGAAATTTGTGAGTAAGTATCAAAATGAGGTTCCTGATGTTGTTAGAGCGCACCAAGGGAAGATAGAATTTCAAGGGCTTCACATAACCATGGAGATGTGAGTACTTTTGACATAATCAAAAGTGGCATTGGCTAAAGATCATGAGTTCAGTTTTAGTTCAACATGTTATGGAGACGTCTCAGAAACTTTGTATGGTAATTGTCCTTGATTTTGATTCGTTTCTTATTTGCTCCTCAATTATCATTTTACTCTTTGGATTTGCTCTTATTATCAAAATGATTCATTTGTCCATATCcatctaaaaagaaaatattgagaaTTCCATGTACCCATGGAACTACCTTATATGGCCTCAAAGAGTAACTCATGTCCCAAATCTGACTACCTCAGCCTTAGAAAATTAAGACGatgatataaaatttcataaaaaaactcAGCCTTAGTAATACAGGACACATTTATTTCGTGAATGTGGATTATTGAGTCGACACTCAATAATTAATGATGGTAGTTGTGGATTGTGCTAGCATTATTTATGCTGTGATATGGGGTTCTAAGGTTCTGTTTGAACTTGCAAGCAACAGTAAATAGGTTAATGTTTgcttttttataattcttttgtaaGCTGTAATTCAAGGGAGTGTTTGACCTCAAAGAATATTTCCGATGCTTGTGAGTTGTACCAGAAGAGAGGAGAAacgaaaagaatagaaaaagaagaaaaacgaaAACGCTTAGCTTGCCTGAAACTCGTTTAGTTGAGAAAGgggaaaatataaagaaataaatgaaaattttgtgcagataattattattattttttataatttaaaaatgatggAATAGAAATAACTATAAGTTAGGGTGGAGGAGTCCCAACTCATTCCTGCTACAACCTGGGTCGATTCAAAAGACACATAATTTGTATGCATTTATTTCTATATTCGTATATTGAGAAGAGAGTGATGTTTTGGTCATTAATAGTGTTCAGACAAAGCAAGTTTACTcatatttaatatgtaatactctGGTGTGTATGTGTGTAACTCTGTTATGGTGGTGTATGAGTGTTTTCAGCGGGTATAACTCTGTTCTCACCTCTCATGTTTAGTACATTGGATTTGGCTTCTTCCATAAAACTATATGGCCATTTTTTTATGGTGCTGTTATTTCTAGAAAAAGTAGCAAATTCATGTGTTAATACTGAAGTGCAGGATGATGCTTCCATATCGTGtagaaaaatgaagaagcaCTTTTTACCAGAATTTTACCAGAAACATCACAGTTTTCATGCCAATGCACATTTTTATATTGACTGCCAGATACGGAGACGAACACAAGATAGCAGGATTTTCTGATTTTGCTGGTTTATAATGGGTTGAAATGTTTGATGGTGCAGATTTTGTGATGGGCTGAAATGTTATGAACAAAATGTTTTGGATCCATTGCCCATAGTTCAGTCTCTATCCATTgtctttgtttttaatttttggtgatgGGCGGTGTTTTAATTACCTGCTGTGAATTGTGGGATTGGGCAGTGAATCGTAGCATATAAGTAAGCATATTAAGGGATCGAGTTTTCACATACCGTCAAGCAATGGCTTTTAGAAAAGCAAATATACTTGGGttaaagaggaagagaaaaagacaggtttttttttttttttcttcttcttcttctttgagcaGAGAAGATCAGACTTGCAGCTGCAGAGAACATTCAACATGCAGGAGGTTGATTCCTCAGAAACGTAAAGTTCGACTTCCATGCAAGTGAGTAAAATAACCCAAAAGGAATAtccatatcatatatatttattctagTAATTAAGATAGGTCTCCCAGatctctttaaaaataaagGTCGCTCTGCGAAATGCTTATTGGCGCATGAATCTATCATCATGATGATCAGTCATTCGACTAAGAGAAATGCTACTCCCacccactacaagaaataaagcTCATTTCGGGCAACAAAAGTTGCGAGAAATACTATAAAAAAGAAGCCGCTATTAATTATTTGCTGCAACTTTTATTTGCTAACAAATAGCTGCCATTAAAAAGCTAAGTATAAATTTTTGTGGTTATTTTGAAAATTGCCACAAAAATTCATTATTTGCGACAAAAATAATAGCCAAAAATGACATCAAATTTTGTCACAAAAAAAGTTTTGTCAAGAGTCATAAGCCATTGCTAAAACTATTTGCGACTATCATATTCAGCCGGAAATATGTTTAATGCGGCTACTTTCTCAAATAAAAGATATTTGCAACAATAATAATAGCTATCTCTAAAATTTGTCGCAAAAAAGTTTTATAAAGAGTCATTATCCACTGCCCAAACTATTTGCGGCTATTATATTCAGCTGGAAATAGCCTTATTGTTGCTACTTTCTCTTAGCCggaaataaatgatatttgtgacAATAAGAGAAGCcgcaaatttcataaaattatgttGCAAAAAGAATTTGTCACGTTGCCAAAACATTCGCGGCTATTTTTTCGCCGGAAATAATTTATTGCGGCTACCTTTCTTTAGTCGGAAATAGGTGCTGGCTTTTTGGActgttaaattttatttctgcGGAAGCATTTTCctgatatttattttcttatgatAGGCACTTGCttgctaataaattaaaaaaaatgctagaTTTGGATTTGAAATTCACCACTATCATTGTTTTAAGTTCTACAAAATACCATCCAATATGTCACAATGGAATATTAATTTACAATTTGAATTCTTTCTATATGGGTTTAACTTTGATTCCATCTTTGACAGTTTTTGAAATGTTTTTACTCTGTATTTCTTGATATCTTGGTTCAATCCTGTGAAAAACAAGAACACAAAATTGATCATGAGATTTTGGATTTATATTAATCACcataaacaaaatgaaatgaGGAAAGACCATCACTTTATATTTAGTTCAAACAAACTATTAAAGGCCATCTCTCCACATGATCATATTGCAACCATATAAGTTTATAGCCCACCATCCAGTAATCAGATCAGATACTAaacattgattaaaaaaaaaaacattttcaatttgCAAGAATGATAGACATAAAACCAACTGGCGATGCATGCTGTTGGTTGTTAAGAAATAAATAGTGGTATCAAATTAGCCTAAATGCATATAAAGAGATCTCCAACATCAATTGCCTTGCGTGTCACCTTAAAATCATGTCCTCTCATGCTGCTTGTCCTAGCTAGATTACCATGTAGAAGAATCGTCAATGTTACCATTAATAATGATGGAACTTGCAAAAATGGATAAATAGACACATCTTGTAGTTTCACCTAATATTACCAGAACCaattatatgaataaaaatatctttgcaatctataaaaaaaaattaaagttcatATCAAAACAAGAAACAGcctccaaaaaaggaaaaaagaaaaaaaaaaatagaagaacaaAAACCTTAACTTAAGAACAAATGTGTGGGAAGCAAATGATGATGAaagtaaaatctaaaaacataagaACAAATGTGTGGGAAGCTATCAACTTACTACTCTTCCAAATATGAGAAATCcctgctgaaaaacaaatatgaaAGTCCGTGTCTGCACGTGTATTGAACCCAAAACTATCCAACCACACATACTTATTACATATTTTCTGTTAAGATTAAGGAACTCCTCTCATATGTAAAGATAAATATAATGCCCACTTCTTTCAAtccttaataaataaataaataaaccacatAGATATTGATATAGGGTCCATATTTAAACCATAAGAGAAGAAGCTAGTAAATTCTTTGTATGATATATATTTCCAACTTCTTCCAATCCGTAATAAGAAAAAACCACATAGATGTTGATATGGAACCAATACTTAAGCCATCAGAGAACATTCACTCTTCCAAGAcatggaataaataaaatatcaatgaGAACAAGTCCTCAAATGCTCACTCTTCCAAGACAGTTGTCCCCATTATATAATATGACTATAAGAGAGGGAAACAAACTACTGATCATTGTTTTTTTGTGTAAATACTCGCTCATCGTTGCAAGCAGACATTTTTATCCAACAAGCATGTCAATTCTGCAACAAGTTTATGAAGATAAatctatcatttttatatatggaGTACTTGATTATGGATGAAACTAACTTTGATCTAATTGCCCAGCAGTTGGGTGAGGCTTCAATTTTATTAACAGTACTTACCCTTTTGTTGCTGAGCTGTTGTATTTTTAGTTCTGTTTacttcaaattcttgttatgctTTTTTGCTAGTTGATATTTGTATGGAATGTAGGTTAAACTATGATATGCtgcttttatattatttaaccCACATAAGTTGCtttaagggcttgtttggacacttaggtattttcaatcatttctccaatacaactttttaatttcaaatttttaactttttcatctaatcattttatttaatcattatccaaatacaaaatctaacttatataaatgcataataacataaaatacGCAGCAACCACGTACCTTTGTGAAGGAACTATTTATGGGCTTAAAATAACAGCACTAGTCCCTAAATGTTAAGAAGTTCATATAACCTTACGACTCGTTTCCAGACTCTTCTTCATAGACAAAAGTGCTTAAAACTGGTCTCATTGGTCCTTTATCATCCATAAATTAGATCTAAGAATATGACACTTACCTTGAGAATTGAGATCCCTCAACGTCATAGATGAAATATGTAATGATCCAATTATCTACTTATTCCCAACACACATTCGCCCATATAATTTTCCTTCGTACAACCATTTGACAATATATTCACGAGTGCAAGTAAAATTCCCAAccctggaaaaaaaaatagaataacgaTGAATGATAGATAAAAAGCAAaaagtaagaagaagaagaaagagtacAGTTTGGCCATGTACTAATAATCGgataaaaaaaaggttatgtATGTACTAATGACTTACCTTGTTGTAGCAGTTTGATTGGACATTAAATGACTAACAACTTCCAAGTGACCAGTTGGTGGTAAGAGAAACGTGCATTGACATAAGCTACAAAATATCCTCAAAACCTAATAACCATCTACCTACCCCACACGAGTAAACTGATGGACAAAATCTTATCTAAGTAGGaggcattttgttttaatatgcTACTTTAACCTTCATCTCCTTaccaaaattcacaaaaaaaaaaatgtttctctTCCAAAATGAGTAACTAACTATGTAGGTCCctgagtctctctatgagactctcCTTGGGTCTGCCTCTCTGACACATATCTCTCCACAAATTTGTCGTATTCAGCTTGTCTCTCCATTAGTAGCGTGACATTCGCTCAAAGTCATCAAGCTGACCCTTGTAATCTAAAGCAGCTTTTTCAAACCTTTCTGCACATTCAGTTAATTCTACTATTTGGGCACAAGCTACTTGTCTAGATGACTCGGGAATAACCATCTCCCTGAGCCCCCTTACATACCATGATCTGTGGCCCAAAACTTCCTTAAAGATTGTTGCTGCAGCCTCTTTAGTATTGTTCTCAGGCTCTAGCTCTGACATTTTTGCAGCCATCTCTAGCTATtattaaatggaaaatgataaatgTTAGCAAGAGATATGTACTTATACCACACAAAAATTATTTGGCAGTTTTTCACCAAATTCCCTGGATTTTACTTTAACACTCACATATTTCTCTTTAGCAATGGGAGTCACAACTACAACTTGTGTCATGCTTTCTTCCCACAAAGCAAGTTACAAAACCTATCACTTGTCAAGTTTTCTtcccacaaaaataattacaacaacTAGTCACATCCCTGGTTCTGTAGGCATGGCAAAATTCTGGAAAGAATTTAAGTAAAATGGAAACCCGAAGTAGTAATAGACAAGGAGCATACAGTTACACTTGATTTGTATGTTGGGCACTTTGCTATAAAATCTTTCTCTGAGCAATTCCATTGACATAGAGCAATCCGTGATTGACTTGTAAGATTTTAGGAACTGAACATTACTAATGCTTCTTTTGGTTCTATTCAATATGTTAAATTATGAACATAATGTAACATCCATCATCTAATTGACCAGTCAGCAATCCATCCCACAGAGTAAACAGAAACCAAATGCGTCTGTGGTCAGCCTAGATTACCACATAACTACCTAAGAACAAAAGTGCGAGGAGTTGCTTTTGCAACAACTTAAGCATAATGTGCATGGAGAGGTGTCTAAAAAGCCATTCTACCTTAATGAGTCTCCTGCTTTTGCaacatttctttttatgaaaacaCCTTGCTCATCTCCAAGATGCTACAATCAAACCAAGACTAATagaatttaattgaaaagataaccAGAAAGAAGGGGCATGTAGCAATTTTGTACCAAATTTAAAGACCAGTGTTGGATCTCGGAATGTCACAATATCTTGTATAGCTGGACTAACAATGTAGTACAAGGCCTGAAGAAGTTATCAAGTGACAAGAATATTTGTCAAAGTTCGAAGTGAACGATAACGGTGAtggaaaaactaaaaataatcaGCCAAATAATCATTAATATTATCATGATCACATTCTTTGACAACAGACtattagcatttttatttttccaagcaAAAAAAAGAACTGATGGTTTCTATCGACATAGATAACATTTACAAGATAGattaaaagaatgaattgtaCATGGGGTCAATTGAAAAAGCATGTGATTATGTGAAACTTAGATTTTACTTATACTGAAGCATGTCTTAATGGGCATCCATCATCATCTCACACAAGAGTTGCAAGAATATAGCCACTGACCGTACTAGCAACACTTTTTCTTTCTACTTGTACAATTGATTATGCTCAGCATTTCTTTGATAACATGAATAGAAGAATAAATAAGATCTAAGATCAGGACCTAGGAAAAAGGAATGATTACTCAAGGCATATAGAGCCAGAGATCAACCATAATTTATCAGGATCGATCCCAAAAGAATCCTGTACTCCTTGATCACAGAAGTGAAATGCAATGAGACAAAACTCCCTTAAGAAAAACTTTGATGTATGATAATTATCACTCTATTATTCTCAGGTCCTCTGCCTCCAACTAGTTTACTCAAAGCCTAGAGTTACAATATAAAGGAACAGAAATTGAGCAACAAAAAAGAGGAGCTAAATCCTTCGTCAAAGTTCTTAAGGTATACTGTTTTTAGTTTATATCTATTCCACAACAAAGAATATCCTAGAAGACAAAGCAAAacctcaaaaaaataataaacaaataaattcaggAGCAGAAAAGTCAAAACTTGTTAGAGAATGATATTGTGCAATAGAGACAAGCCATTTGAAGAAATGCCTCTATGGGCGACCATCATTCTAAATCTGGAAATACAGAGTATTTTTCCTACATTAAGTAATACATGGTGCTGTATCCTATTTATAGAGGAGAGAACAATCCAATGgatttttacagaaaattcTAGATGTTTCTACAATCATTTTCTACTAATTTCAGAATCATTCTCACACGGTTTTGGCCTTGCATTCTGTTGAGAATTCTGTTGAGGTGAGCTGGCAGGGCATGAGTGCAGCGGACTGGTATGAGGTAGTGCAGCACGTTCTGGTGTGCTATTATCCCCCCGCGATACAAGCGGGACCATCTTGATGGTGAGGCTTGATCGGAGAAGAGAAAACCGAGCAGATGAGAGTGGCTTAGTGAGAACATCAGCAATTTGATCTTTACTGTGAAGAAACTTGACCACAAGTGATTTTGCAGCAACGCGATCACGAATAAAATGATAGTCCAAGTCAACATGTTTAATACGTGAGTGCATAACAGGATTGACAGATAA
This window harbors:
- the LOC122288944 gene encoding uncharacterized protein LOC122288944 encodes the protein MLRFICSKLPQKLRHRPSKRHANFFSTSSLKPTSELPNSKDQQSLTVSFLQDSCGFSLESAISYSKKLNIENVKNPKSVLDLLRNHGLTQTHISNLIRIRPLLLSADLDNTLMPNMEVFESLGFSGSSLAKMLSKNPVVLERDAHAVVEFFRAHGFSDKQITTLTMKLPQLYLYNAEKIFKPKLEFFKSLGLSDLEIAKLLSSRPHILTRSLEKQIIPCVQELRRVLGTDENVLEAIKACFPILESNMVHMLQPNIATLISHGVPQSLVLKVFFIRPSSLFICGNRFSEIVSGVMNLGFDPSCLKFLLATMSMSLNSKTTWEKKVEAFRSYGLSEDEIYAAFKRQPLCMRCSEKKIKKMMDFFVNELKMKPSSISNSPTLLMHSLEKRIIPRCSVMQVLMLKGLIKEDIGIVSMVTMAEKKFMVKFVSKYQNEVPDVVRAHQGKIEFQGLHITMEM